The region GCGCGGCGCGGCGCAGTACAAGCAGCCGCCGCAGCGCACCGGCAAGATCGGCAGCAAGCTCGACGTCGAGGGCCTGGAGGGCGAGCGGATCACCATCCAGCTCGTCGAGGTCGTCGACCCGGCGGACTTCCTGTTCACCGCCGCCGGCTACCAGCTGCAGGACGGCGAGCGCGCGGTCGTCGTGCACACCGAGCTGACCAACCGCGGGTCGATGCCGTTCACCTCGCTGCCCGACCTCTACCTGGTGCTGGTCGCCGAGGACGGCTCGACGGTGTCGAAGGCGCCGGTGTCGCTGTCGTCCCGGCCGCCGCACCGCATCGGCGTACCGCCCGGCGAGACCGCCGGCGGTCACACCGTCTACGTGCTGCCCGACAGCACCGAGCTGTCCGCGGTGCGCTGGACTCCGCGCCCCGGCGACGAGCAGCGCACCCTCACCTGGGACATCACCGACCTGTAGCCCCGGCCGCCGTCGGCGGGACGGTCAGCGGCGTGTAGTGGCCTTTCGGGTGCGGTTCGCCGATGAGCCGGCCTTCGGCTTCGACCCAGGCGTGAGCGGCGAAGGGCTGGGTGCGCACGCCGGTGCACCAGGTCGGCCGGGTTCCGCGGGCGCGGCAGAGCAGGGCGGTGGCGATGGAGCGTTGCAGGCAGCCCTGACCGGCGCAGCGCAGGCTCACCGACACCACCTGCTCGCGGGCGGCCGAGGCTTGTCCGGCGGTGGCAGGCACGGCCCCGCGGCGGGCGAACGCAGGCGGTGCCCGTCACCGGCAGACCAACCGTGCCGATGACCCACGATCGGCTCTCGCCGGAGCAGTGGATCTCGTCGGACACTTCTGGGCGGGGACGGGGCCGAATGGGCGTGTGCCCTTGCGCGGCGACCGCCGCTGTGGGCATCTGGTGGGTGACACAGATCGTTCCTCCCAGCGATGAGCACGGGATGTGGTGCGATGACGGCACAGCAGAGCAGCAGGCCCAGCGTCGGCGTGCCGGGTGAGTCGCTGGTGGGTGAGCGCCGGGTGGCGCTGGTCCCCGGGGTCGTGGAGCGGCTGCGCGCGTTGGGGCTGGACGTCGTGGTCGAAGCGGGCGCCGGGCAGCGGGCCCTGATCCCCGACGAGGCGTTCACCGAGGCCGGCGCGAGCATCGGCGACGCGTGGTCGGCCGACGTCGTGGTGAAGGTCAACCCGCCGACCGCCGAGGAGGTCGGCAGGCTCGCAGCCGGGACCACCCTCATCGGCTTCCTCGCCCCGCTGACCGAGCCGGAGACCACCGAGCGGCTGCGCGCGGCCGGGGTCACCGCGTTCGCGATGGAGTCCATCCCCCGCATCTCGCGGGCGCAGTCGATGGACGCCCTGTCGTCGCAGGCCAACGTCGCCGGATACCGCGCGGTCCTGCTCGCGGCCAGCGAGTCGACCCGGTTCCTGCCGATGCTGACCACGGCCGCGGGCACCGTGAAACCCGCGACGGCGCTGGTGCTCGGCGTCGGCGTCGCCGGGTTGCAGGCGCTGGCCACGGCCAAGCGGCTGGGGGCCCGCACCACCGGCTACGACGTGCGTCCCGAGGTCGCCGACCAGGTGCGCTCGGTCGGCGCCAAGTGGCTCGACCTGGGCATCGACGCCACCGGTGAGGGCGGCTACGCCCGCGCGCTGGGCGCCGACGAGGCCGCCGAGCAGGAACGCAGGCTCGGCGAGGCGATCGCCGGCTTCGACATCGTGGTCACCACCGCCCTGGTGCCCGGCAAACCGGCGCCGCGGCTGGTCTCGGCCGACGCGGTGCGGGCGATGCGGCCGGGCAGCGTGGTCGTCGACCTCGCCGGTGCGACCGGCGGCAACTGCGAGCTGTCCGAGCCGGGCCGGACCGTGGTCGCCCACGACGTCACGATCGCCGCGCCGCTCAACCTGCCCGCCTCGATGCCCGAGCACGCCAGCGAGCTCTACGCCAGGAACGTGCACGCCCTGCTGGAACTGCTGGTGACCGACGGCCGCCTGGCACCGGACTTCGGCGACGAGGTGCTGGCGGCCTCCTGCGTCACACGTCAGGAGGAGGCGTAGATGTTCCTGGCCAATCTGGCGATCCTGGTGCTGGCGGGCTTCGTCGGCTTCGCGGTGATCTCGAAGGTCCCCAACACGCTGCACACGCCGCTGATGTCGGGCACCAACGCCATCCACGGCATCGTGCTGCTGGGCGGCGTGGTCGTGCTGGGGTCCGGTGTGGACAGCGCGCTCAGCCGGGCCCTGGCGGTGGTCGCGATCGTGTTCGGAACCATCAACGTGGTCGGCGGTTTCCTGGTCACCGACCGGATGCTGGGCATGTTCAAGCAGCGCCGGTCCGACGCCGGGAAGGAGACCGAGCGGTGAGCGAGCTGCAGGCGGTGCTCTACATCGCGTCCTTCGGCATGTTCATCTACGGCCTGATGGGGCTCACCGGTCCGCGCACCGCGGTGCGCGGCAACTGGATCGCCGCGGCCGGCATGGTCGTGGCGGTCGTAGCGACGCTGATCACCCCCGGTCTCCAGGACGGGTGGCTGATCGGGCTCGGCATCGCGGCGGGCGTGGTGCTCGGCGTGCCCGCGGCGCGCCGCGTGAAGATGACCGCGATGCCGCAGATGGTGGCGCTGTTCAACGGCGTCGGCGGCGGCGCGGTGGCGCTCACGGCGTGGGTGGAGTTCCGCGAGTCCGGCGGCTTCGCGGGCGAACCCGCCTACGTGACGGTCGCGTCGCTGTTCGCCGCGATCGTCGGGTCGGTGTCGTTCTGGGGCTCGCTGATCGCCTTCGGCAAGCTCCAGGAGCTCCTGCCGGGCAGGCCGGTCACGCTGGGCCGGGCGCAGATCCCGGTCAACGTCGTGCTGGTGCTGGCGGCGGTGGGCTGCGCGGTCGCGATCGGGACCGGTGTGCGCGCCGAGGTGCTGGTCGTCGGGGTGCTGGTGTTCGCCGCGCTGGCCGGTGTCGCGGTCGTGCTCCCGATCGGCGGCGCGGACATGCCGGTCGTGGTGTCGCTGCTCAACGCCTTCACGGGCCTGTCGGCCGCCGCGGCCGGGCTCGCGCTGGACAACACCGCGATGATCGTAGCGGGCATGATCGTCGGTGCCTCCGGTTCGATCCTCACCGACCAGATGGCCAAAGCGATGAACCGCTCGATCCCGTCGATCGTGGCGGGTGGCTTCGGCGGCGGAGCCCTGGCCACCGCCGAGACCGGCGCGGGCGGCGGCAGCGTGCGCGCGACCAGTGCGGCCGACGTGGCGATCCAGCTCGCCTACGCCGACCAAGTGATCGTCGTGCCCGGCTACGGGATGGCCGTCGCCCAGGCCCAGCACACCGTGCAGGACATGGCGAAGCTGCTGGAGGGCAAGCGGGTGGAGGTCAACTACGCCATCCACCCGGTCGCCGGGCGCATGCCGGGGCACATGAACGTCCTGCTCGCCGAGGCCGACGTGCCCTACGACCGGCTCAAGGACATGGACGAGATCAACGAGCAGTTCGCGCGCACCGACGTGGCGCTGGTGATCGGCGCGAACGACGTCACCAACCCCGCCGCCCGCAGCGACCCGGGCTCACCGATCTACGGCATGCCGGTGCTCAACGTCGACCAGGCCAGGACGGTCATCGTGCTCAAGCGGTCGATGCGGGCCGGCTTCGCCGGGATCGACAACCCGCTCTACGCCGATCCGCGCACCGCGATGCTCTTCGGCGACGCGAAGTCCTCGGTCGGCGAGATCATCGAGGAGCTCAAGGCGCTGTAGCGGCCCGACTTTCGGCGAAGTTCGTAACCGATAAACCACTCATGGCCCCCTTACGTCCTGCTAAGGTAACCGAATAAAGCGACGTTCAAGCCTTAGCGAGGAGTGGGTGTGATGAGCACGTGCGCGGAGGCCACGACCTGGCGACTGCCGCAGCGGGTCCGCGTGTCGGGCGGTGAGGTCGCCACCGGGGTCTGGGGCGAAGGGCCGCCGGTGGTGCTGGTCCACGGCACCCCGGCGTGGTCGTTCCTGTGGCGCGACGTGGTGGCGGAGCTGGCCGGCCACCACACCGTCCACGTGTGGGACATGCTCGGTTTCGGCGAGTCCATCGCCGATCCGGGGGTGACGCCGTCGATCGCCCGGCAGGCCCGCACGCTCGCCGAGCTCGTGGAGCACTGGGGACTCGACGAGCCGAGCTTGGTCGGCCACGACATCGGCGGCGGGGTCGTGCTGCGCGCACACCTGCTCGAAGCCGTCCCGGTCCGCGGGCTGGCGCTGGTGGACGCGGCGGTGATCGGGCCGTGGAACACGACGTTCACCGAGCACATGCAGCGCCACGCCGAGGTCTACCGGACCATGCCCGAGCACGTCTTCGGAGACATCGTCGCGGCGCGTCTGCGCACGGCGACCCACCGGCCGATGTCCGAGGACGTCGCCGCCGGCTACCTGGCGCCGTGGGCCGGGGCCGCCGGGCAGGGGCGCTGGATCGACCAGGTCGCCGCGGTGAGTTGCGAGGACACCCGCGAGGTCGTGGCGCGCCTGGACCGGATCACCGCGCCGACGCTCGTGCTCTGGGGCGAGCGCGACGAGTGGCTAGCCCCGTCTGCCGGTGACCGGCTGGCAGCCGCGATCCCCGGTGCGCGCCGGGAGACGATCGAAGCAGCCGGCCACTTCCTGCCCGAGGACGCCCCGCGGCGCACGGCACGGGCGCTGCTGCGCCACCTCGGACCGGCATCCGCGGCCGGACGGTAGCCGACCGCGTCAGTCCTGGCCCCGGCGGCGGAACCAGCCGCCGCCGGGTCGCTGCGGGCGGTTGCGGCTGCGGTACTCCAGCTTCGGCCAGTCGCCCGCGTCGTCGTTGCGCTCGACGTGCTCCGGTGCACCGAACACGGCCGGGCCCGCGCGGCCGTAGTCGTCGGCGGTGATCACACCGGAGAGGTCGATGCCCGAGGGCGGGGTGCTGGCGTCGTCGTCGACGCGCCCCGCCCCCGCGCCCAACGGCAGGCCCACTGGCGGCGTCGGCGCGTCGGCCTCCGCGTCGTACCTGCGATCACCTGAGCTGGCCACCGCGATCTCCTGTCATCGGGCGTTGCAGAGTTTCCCCCAAAGCTACGGCATTTCCGGCGCGCGGGTCAGCCGTCGGCGTCGCGCAGCACGTCGACGGCGTGCGCGAGGTCCGCGGGGTAGTCGCTGTCGAAGCTCACCCACCGCCCGTCGGACGGGTGCTCGAACCCCAGGCTTCTGGCGTGCAGCCACTGCCTGCTGAGCCCGACCCGCCGGGCCAGCACCGGGTCCGCGCCGTAGGTCAGGTCTCCGACGCAGGGGTGGCGGACCGCGGCGAAGTGCACCCGGATCTGGTGGGTGCGGCCGGTCTCCAGCTTGACGTCCACCAGTGAGGCCGCCCGGAACGCCTCGACGGTCTCGTAGTGGGTGATGCTCGGCTTGCCACCCGCGACGACGGCGAACTTGTAGTCGTGGCGCGGATGCCGGTCGATCGGCGCGTCGATCGTGCCGCGGCTGGGGTCGGGGTGGCCCTGCACCAGCGCGTGGTAGCGCTTGTCGACGGTGCGCTCCTTGAACGCGCGTTTGAGCGTCGAGTAGGCGTGCTCGCTCTTGGCCACCACCATCACGCCGGTCGTGCCCGCGTCGAGCCGGTGCACCACGCCCTGGCGCTCGGAGGCGCCGGAGGTCGCGATCCGCACGCCGGCCGCGGCCAGGCCGCCGACCACCGTGGGCCCCTCCCAGCCGGGACTGGGGTGCACGGCCACGCCGATGGGCTTGTCGACCACGACGATGTCGTCGTCCTGGTGCAGGATCCGCAGGCCCTCGACCGGCACCGCGACGACCTCCAGCGGCTGCTCCGCCGGGGGCAGCGTCACCTCAAGCCACGCACCGGCCACCAGCCGGTCGGACTTGCCCGCGGGCGTGCCGTCGAGCACCACGTCACCGGATTCGGCCAGGCCCGCCACGATGGTGCGCGAGAGCCCGAGCAGCTTGGACAGCCCGGCGTCCACGCGCATGCCGTCGAGCCCGTCGGGGACCGGCAGCGTCCGCAGGCCGCTCACGACCCCGCCTGCTTCCGCTTGCCCCGGTGCACGGTGCCGTCGTAGTCGCGGCCCAGCAGCGACAGCAGCACGACCAGGGCGCCGCCGCAGACGATCGCCGAGTCGGCGAGGTTGAACACCGGGTAGTACTGCCCGCCCGGGGCGAAGACCGAGATGAAGTCCACGACGTGGCCCTGCATCGGGCCGGGGGCCCGGAAGAACCGGTCGACGAGGTTGCCGCAGGCGCCGCCCAGCACCAGGCCGAGGCCGATCGCCCAGCCGGTCGAGCGCAGCTTGCGGGCCAGCCAGACGATCACGCCGACGACCACGATGGCCAGCAGCGCGAGCAGCCACGTCATGCCGGTGGCCAGCGAGAACGCCGCGCCCGGGTTGCGGAAGACGTCCAGGTAGACCACGCCGCCCAGGATCGGCACCGGCGGGCCGCCCTCCAGATTGGCCACGACCGCGACCTTGGTGGCGATGTCGAGCCCCAGCGCGACGGCGGCGATGGCGAACACCAGCGCCAGCAGGCGCCTGGGGTTCGGACCGGCCGGAGTCTCCTCGGTCGCACCGGCCTCGGCACTGGTGCCGGCGTCGCGTTCGGCCCCGGCTTCGGTGCCTGCCGAGGCCGGGACGGCCTCGGTCTCGGCCGCGACGCCGCGCTCGGCACCGGTGCGGGTGTCGGCGTCGCGCGCGCCCTGCGCCGTCGCGGGCCGCTCGGGTTCGGACTGGTCGCTGCTCACGTCGGCCATTGTCCCCGAACCGCTCGGTGCGGTGTCGGCGGCACTGCTTAGCCGTCGAGGAAGGCGGGAGCCTCGCGCGGGTCGTCGACCGGGACCCAGCGGCCGTCGACCTGTTCGTAGCGCCACCGGGGTCCCTCGGCGACCAGCCGGTGCAGAGCGGCGACGAGGCGGTCGACGTGCTCGGTCATGGTGCCCAGCCCTACGCTCACGCGCAGCGCCCGCTGCGAGTCCGCGCCCGACTCGGCCAGCAGCCGCTGCATTGCCAGGTGGGCGCAGAACAGGCCGTCCCGCACGCCGATGCCGTGCTCGGCCGACAGCGCCGCCGCCAGCAGGCCGGGATCGCGGCCGTCGACGGTGAAGCTGACCACGCCGACCCGGTCGTGGCCGGTACCGAACAGGCTCAGCTCCCGCAGACCGGGGACCTCGCCCAGCCCGGCGCGCAGCCGCCGCAGCAGCAGCGCCTCGTGCTCGATGACCGGTCGCCAGCCGTCCGCGGCCAGGGTCTGGCAGGCGGCGGCCAGGGCGTGCACGCCGACGGTGTTCGGCGACCCGGCCTCGTGGCGCTCCGGGCCGAGGTTCCAGCCGACCGAGGAGTCGCGCACCGCGCGGGTCGCTCCGCCACCGGCCAGGTACGGATCGGCGGCGTTGAGCCAGTCGGCGCGGCCGACCAGCGCTCCCGCGCCGAAG is a window of Saccharopolyspora erythraea NRRL 2338 DNA encoding:
- a CDS encoding NAD(P) transhydrogenase subunit alpha — protein: MFLANLAILVLAGFVGFAVISKVPNTLHTPLMSGTNAIHGIVLLGGVVVLGSGVDSALSRALAVVAIVFGTINVVGGFLVTDRMLGMFKQRRSDAGKETER
- a CDS encoding RluA family pseudouridine synthase; this translates as MRVDAGLSKLLGLSRTIVAGLAESGDVVLDGTPAGKSDRLVAGAWLEVTLPPAEQPLEVVAVPVEGLRILHQDDDIVVVDKPIGVAVHPSPGWEGPTVVGGLAAAGVRIATSGASERQGVVHRLDAGTTGVMVVAKSEHAYSTLKRAFKERTVDKRYHALVQGHPDPSRGTIDAPIDRHPRHDYKFAVVAGGKPSITHYETVEAFRAASLVDVKLETGRTHQIRVHFAAVRHPCVGDLTYGADPVLARRVGLSRQWLHARSLGFEHPSDGRWVSFDSDYPADLAHAVDVLRDADG
- a CDS encoding alpha/beta fold hydrolase; translated protein: MSTCAEATTWRLPQRVRVSGGEVATGVWGEGPPVVLVHGTPAWSFLWRDVVAELAGHHTVHVWDMLGFGESIADPGVTPSIARQARTLAELVEHWGLDEPSLVGHDIGGGVVLRAHLLEAVPVRGLALVDAAVIGPWNTTFTEHMQRHAEVYRTMPEHVFGDIVAARLRTATHRPMSEDVAAGYLAPWAGAAGQGRWIDQVAAVSCEDTREVVARLDRITAPTLVLWGERDEWLAPSAGDRLAAAIPGARRETIEAAGHFLPEDAPRRTARALLRHLGPASAAGR
- a CDS encoding NAD(P)(+) transhydrogenase (Re/Si-specific) subunit beta yields the protein MSELQAVLYIASFGMFIYGLMGLTGPRTAVRGNWIAAAGMVVAVVATLITPGLQDGWLIGLGIAAGVVLGVPAARRVKMTAMPQMVALFNGVGGGAVALTAWVEFRESGGFAGEPAYVTVASLFAAIVGSVSFWGSLIAFGKLQELLPGRPVTLGRAQIPVNVVLVLAAVGCAVAIGTGVRAEVLVVGVLVFAALAGVAVVLPIGGADMPVVVSLLNAFTGLSAAAAGLALDNTAMIVAGMIVGASGSILTDQMAKAMNRSIPSIVAGGFGGGALATAETGAGGGSVRATSAADVAIQLAYADQVIVVPGYGMAVAQAQHTVQDMAKLLEGKRVEVNYAIHPVAGRMPGHMNVLLAEADVPYDRLKDMDEINEQFARTDVALVIGANDVTNPAARSDPGSPIYGMPVLNVDQARTVIVLKRSMRAGFAGIDNPLYADPRTAMLFGDAKSSVGEIIEELKAL
- a CDS encoding Re/Si-specific NAD(P)(+) transhydrogenase subunit alpha, whose product is MTAQQSSRPSVGVPGESLVGERRVALVPGVVERLRALGLDVVVEAGAGQRALIPDEAFTEAGASIGDAWSADVVVKVNPPTAEEVGRLAAGTTLIGFLAPLTEPETTERLRAAGVTAFAMESIPRISRAQSMDALSSQANVAGYRAVLLAASESTRFLPMLTTAAGTVKPATALVLGVGVAGLQALATAKRLGARTTGYDVRPEVADQVRSVGAKWLDLGIDATGEGGYARALGADEAAEQERRLGEAIAGFDIVVTTALVPGKPAPRLVSADAVRAMRPGSVVVDLAGATGGNCELSEPGRTVVAHDVTIAAPLNLPASMPEHASELYARNVHALLELLVTDGRLAPDFGDEVLAASCVTRQEEA
- the lspA gene encoding signal peptidase II, giving the protein MADVSSDQSEPERPATAQGARDADTRTGAERGVAAETEAVPASAGTEAGAERDAGTSAEAGATEETPAGPNPRRLLALVFAIAAVALGLDIATKVAVVANLEGGPPVPILGGVVYLDVFRNPGAAFSLATGMTWLLALLAIVVVGVIVWLARKLRSTGWAIGLGLVLGGACGNLVDRFFRAPGPMQGHVVDFISVFAPGGQYYPVFNLADSAIVCGGALVVLLSLLGRDYDGTVHRGKRKQAGS